From the Clostridiales bacterium FE2011 genome, one window contains:
- a CDS encoding 30S ribosomal protein S6, protein MNRYEMIYIIDADLEEAARKELIEKVSALITNNGGEIEKVDETWGKRRLAYAIDYKTEGWYVLVNFNAPVELPRELERNLQINENVLRYLVIKLVEKRSSVKPRAERPAPVAAPVDEAPVAEEAAPAVAAEEAPAADAE, encoded by the coding sequence ATGAACAGGTATGAAATGATCTACATCATCGACGCTGATCTGGAGGAAGCCGCCCGTAAGGAACTGATTGAGAAGGTTTCCGCGCTGATCACTAACAACGGTGGTGAGATCGAGAAAGTCGATGAAACATGGGGCAAGCGCCGCCTGGCCTATGCGATCGACTACAAGACCGAAGGCTGGTACGTGCTGGTGAACTTCAATGCACCGGTCGAACTGCCCCGCGAGCTCGAGCGTAACCTGCAGATCAACGAGAACGTTCTCCGTTATCTCGTGATCAAGCTGGTCGAGAAGCGTTCTTCGGTGAAGCCCCGTGCCGAAAGGCCGGCTCCCGTTGCCGCTCCTGTGGATGAAGCTCCCGTTGCTGAGGAAGCCGCTCCTGCAGTTGCTGCAGAAGAAGCTCCCGCTGCTGATGCAGAGTAA
- a CDS encoding single-stranded DNA-binding protein: MNKLTIIGNLTRDPELRTTTTGVNVCDFTVAVNRRQRRDAQGGQPEADFFRVTAWRERGELCAKYLAKGRKVCVIGPVSVRTFTGNDGTTRASLEVTADEVEFLSSRNDGEAGGYAASAAPEAPSADSQAAGFTAVETDELPF, encoded by the coding sequence ATGAATAAGCTGACAATCATCGGAAACCTGACCCGTGATCCTGAACTGCGCACCACCACTACCGGTGTGAACGTTTGTGACTTTACCGTTGCGGTAAACCGCAGGCAGCGCCGTGATGCTCAGGGCGGACAGCCTGAAGCGGATTTCTTCCGCGTGACTGCCTGGCGTGAGCGCGGAGAACTCTGCGCCAAGTATCTGGCGAAGGGCCGCAAGGTCTGCGTTATCGGACCGGTCAGCGTCCGTACCTTTACAGGCAACGACGGCACCACCCGTGCCAGCCTGGAAGTAACGGCTGATGAAGTGGAATTCCTTTCTTCCCGGAATGACGGAGAAGCCGGCGGCTATGCTGCTTCCGCTGCTCCCGAAGCTCCCTCTGCTGATTCCCAGGCAGCCGGTTTCACTGCTGTGGAAACCGATGAGCTGCCGTTCTAA
- a CDS encoding 30S ribosomal protein S18, with protein MSEERGERRPRPRGGRRPRRKVCSFCVDKIEYIDYKDINRLRRFTNERGKILPRRMSGNCAKHQRQLSEAIKRARAIALMPYTVE; from the coding sequence ATGTCTGAAGAACGTGGCGAAAGAAGACCGCGCCCCCGCGGAGGACGTCGTCCCCGCCGGAAGGTTTGCAGCTTCTGCGTTGACAAGATTGAATACATCGATTACAAGGATATCAACCGCCTGCGCCGCTTCACCAATGAGCGCGGCAAGATTCTGCCCCGCCGGATGAGCGGCAACTGCGCCAAGCATCAGCGTCAGCTGAGCGAGGCCATCAAGCGCGCACGTGCCATCGCCTTGATGCCCTACACGGTGGAATAA
- a CDS encoding Dabb family protein encodes MIRHIVMFKIKDEFKDEIPQLVKNFYGMKGKIEGMVSLEAGADFLHSDRSYDLALITEFETREAFDAYQTHPVHMPVKKRMHEVRSASVACDYEIRDL; translated from the coding sequence ATGATCCGTCACATCGTCATGTTCAAAATCAAGGATGAATTCAAGGATGAGATTCCCCAGCTGGTCAAAAACTTCTACGGCATGAAGGGGAAAATCGAAGGCATGGTCAGCCTGGAGGCCGGCGCCGACTTCCTGCACAGCGATCGCTCCTACGACCTGGCCCTGATTACCGAGTTTGAGACCCGGGAAGCCTTCGACGCCTACCAGACCCATCCGGTGCATATGCCCGTGAAAAAGCGGATGCACGAGGTACGCAGCGCCTCCGTCGCCTGTGACTATGAGATCAGGGATCTCTGA
- a CDS encoding 2-hydroxycarboxylate transporter family protein yields MSVTTAPKEKKPFQLFNLPLPIFLIITAVTILATYLGVLPAGMAGCFLFMIVLGTILGWIGDHTPIIKDYLGGGAIVCIFGSALLVYFGILPAAKTVDGETIYNMTLPFGKLDLVGSINKFFKGDGAFLDWYIAALITGSILGMNRKLLIKAAARYFPAIFGGLILAFGLCCGVAAIMGYPVMNALLLIALPIMGGGMGAGATPLSKIFESSSSMTAAQALSVMTPAVAIGNAVSIVLAGVLVKVIKGKMNGNGALMQAGSIDPKELEISPEMKEKRESLSLQNMGIGLLVSGAFFAWGFILAGAWKALGTGITIHAYAWMIITVAICKITNIIPERIEIACYQWFQFIMKNLTNMLLVGIGICYLEIGTVISSFSLTYLLLCAATCIGAFVGAAFIGKLVGFYPFESGVTAGLCMSNMGGTGDVAVLSAANRMELMPFAQISSRLGGAIILLLASLMLSVLSQFIVV; encoded by the coding sequence ATGTCTGTGACTACCGCACCCAAGGAGAAAAAACCGTTCCAGCTGTTTAACCTTCCCCTGCCGATCTTCCTGATCATCACTGCGGTGACGATCCTGGCCACCTATCTGGGCGTCCTGCCCGCCGGGATGGCCGGCTGCTTCCTGTTCATGATCGTACTTGGAACGATTCTGGGCTGGATCGGCGATCATACGCCGATTATCAAAGACTATCTGGGCGGCGGCGCCATCGTGTGTATCTTTGGTTCCGCACTGCTGGTTTACTTCGGAATCCTGCCCGCGGCCAAGACTGTGGACGGTGAGACCATCTACAACATGACCCTCCCCTTCGGCAAGCTGGATCTTGTCGGCAGCATCAACAAGTTCTTCAAGGGCGACGGCGCGTTCCTTGACTGGTACATCGCCGCCCTGATTACCGGTTCCATCCTGGGCATGAACCGGAAGCTGCTGATCAAGGCCGCGGCCCGTTACTTCCCCGCCATCTTCGGCGGCCTGATCCTGGCCTTCGGCCTGTGCTGCGGCGTAGCTGCCATCATGGGCTATCCAGTCATGAACGCCCTGCTGCTGATCGCCCTGCCGATCATGGGCGGCGGTATGGGTGCAGGCGCAACCCCGCTTTCCAAGATCTTTGAAAGCAGCAGCTCCATGACCGCGGCGCAGGCACTGTCCGTCATGACGCCGGCAGTCGCCATCGGCAACGCGGTCTCCATCGTGCTGGCCGGCGTGCTGGTGAAAGTGATCAAGGGCAAGATGAACGGCAACGGCGCCCTGATGCAGGCCGGTTCCATCGATCCGAAGGAACTGGAAATCAGCCCCGAGATGAAGGAAAAGCGTGAATCCCTGAGCCTGCAGAACATGGGCATCGGCCTGCTGGTCTCCGGTGCGTTCTTTGCCTGGGGCTTCATCCTGGCCGGCGCCTGGAAGGCTCTCGGCACCGGCATCACCATCCATGCCTACGCCTGGATGATCATCACGGTTGCCATCTGCAAGATCACCAATATCATCCCCGAGCGGATCGAGATTGCCTGCTACCAGTGGTTCCAGTTCATCATGAAGAACCTGACCAACATGCTGCTGGTCGGCATCGGTATCTGCTACCTGGAGATTGGCACGGTCATCTCCTCCTTCAGCCTGACCTACCTGCTGCTGTGCGCGGCCACATGTATCGGTGCCTTCGTCGGCGCGGCGTTCATCGGCAAGCTGGTGGGCTTCTATCCCTTCGAATCCGGCGTCACCGCCGGCCTGTGCATGTCCAACATGGGCGGCACCGGCGACGTTGCGGTGCTGTCCGCCGCAAACCGGATGGAACTGATGCCCTTCGCGCAGATCTCCTCCCGCCTGGGCGGCGCGATCATCCTGCTGCTGGCCAGCCTGATGCTCTCTGTCCTGTCCCAGTTCATTGTGGTATAA
- a CDS encoding NADP-dependent malic enzyme has product MNYAEESLRLHGEWQGKIEVVSRVPVKTKDDLSLAYTPGVAQPCLEIQKDYDKSFTLTRRHNLVAVITDGTAVLGLGDIGPEAGMPVMEGKCALFKAFGDVDAFPICIRSKDVDEIVRTIYLISGSFGGINLEDIAAPRCFEIERRLKELCDIPVFHDDQHGTAVVVGAALINALKVVKKDIGEAKVVINGAGSAGIAIGKHLLNLGVKHMKMVDRFGILCEGEQMNPAQEAMAKITNPEKFSGKLADAMKGADVFIGVSAPHIVSQDMVRSMAEDPIIFPMANPTPEIEPDEALAAGAAVVGTGRSDHPNQINNVMCFPGLFRGALDVRATDINEEMKMAASLALAGLVSDEELKSDYILPLAFDKRIGPAVAAAVAKAARDSGVARI; this is encoded by the coding sequence TTGAATTACGCTGAGGAGTCCCTGCGTCTGCATGGCGAATGGCAGGGTAAAATTGAAGTTGTTTCCCGTGTTCCCGTAAAAACCAAAGATGATCTGTCCCTTGCCTACACGCCCGGTGTTGCCCAGCCCTGTCTGGAAATCCAGAAGGATTACGACAAGTCCTTCACGCTGACGCGCAGGCATAATCTGGTTGCCGTGATTACAGACGGTACCGCGGTGCTCGGCCTGGGTGATATCGGTCCGGAAGCCGGTATGCCCGTGATGGAAGGCAAATGTGCCCTGTTCAAGGCCTTCGGCGACGTGGATGCCTTCCCGATCTGTATCCGCAGCAAGGATGTGGACGAAATCGTACGGACCATCTACCTGATTTCCGGCAGCTTCGGCGGCATCAACCTGGAGGACATTGCCGCACCCCGCTGCTTCGAGATTGAACGCCGGCTGAAGGAGCTGTGCGATATTCCCGTGTTCCATGACGACCAGCACGGCACCGCCGTGGTTGTGGGCGCTGCCCTGATCAACGCCCTGAAAGTGGTCAAGAAGGACATCGGCGAAGCAAAAGTCGTGATCAACGGCGCCGGCAGCGCAGGCATTGCCATCGGCAAGCACCTGCTGAACCTGGGCGTGAAGCATATGAAGATGGTGGACCGCTTCGGTATCCTGTGCGAGGGTGAACAGATGAATCCCGCCCAGGAAGCCATGGCGAAGATCACCAATCCGGAGAAGTTCTCCGGCAAGCTGGCGGACGCGATGAAGGGCGCGGATGTGTTCATCGGCGTCAGCGCGCCGCACATCGTCAGCCAGGATATGGTCCGCTCCATGGCCGAAGACCCGATCATCTTCCCGATGGCCAACCCCACCCCGGAAATTGAGCCGGACGAAGCCCTGGCCGCCGGAGCCGCCGTGGTCGGCACCGGACGGAGCGATCATCCCAACCAGATCAACAACGTGATGTGCTTCCCCGGCCTGTTCCGCGGCGCACTGGACGTCCGTGCCACAGACATCAACGAGGAAATGAAGATGGCCGCTTCCCTGGCCCTGGCGGGTCTGGTTTCTGATGAAGAGCTGAAATCTGATTATATTCTCCCCCTGGCCTTTGACAAACGTATCGGACCCGCCGTGGCAGCGGCGGTTGCGAAGGCAGCACGCGACAGCGGCGTTGCCAGGATCTGA
- a CDS encoding AEC family transporter encodes MLESFMVAFNAVGPFLILLGIGFAAVRLKLTDRPFMDRLNALNYRLFFPFLMFNNVYSAKPENMPSVKLMLMGSLSVILLVVLLVIIVPKIVKENPRRGVVIQGIFRSNFIIYGIPLTTYVFGTEKSSVCGMMIMIMVSIFNIAAVIVLELFREGGKIRPGALLLGIVKNPLLQGCVVGLLFYLLQIRLPSFVATPVSSLAGAATTIALVVLGANLKFDELKKNSRTISVVLVIRLILLPVVMVAFAYLIGLRGVELFLILMIFGTPVATSSYPMAQNMGGDGQLAGQLVFVSTVASLATIFVFIFTLSRLGLLL; translated from the coding sequence ATGCTGGAAAGCTTTATGGTTGCCTTCAACGCGGTAGGACCGTTCCTGATCCTGCTGGGGATCGGCTTTGCGGCAGTCCGGCTTAAGCTGACGGACCGGCCGTTCATGGACCGGCTGAACGCGCTGAATTACCGGCTCTTTTTTCCCTTCCTGATGTTCAATAATGTTTACAGCGCGAAGCCGGAAAACATGCCCTCCGTGAAGCTGATGCTTATGGGCTCGCTTTCGGTGATCCTGCTGGTAGTACTCCTGGTGATCATCGTCCCGAAGATCGTGAAGGAGAATCCCCGCCGGGGCGTTGTGATCCAGGGTATTTTCCGCAGCAATTTCATCATCTACGGCATCCCGCTGACCACCTATGTTTTCGGCACGGAGAAGTCCTCTGTCTGCGGTATGATGATCATGATCATGGTTTCCATTTTCAATATCGCGGCGGTCATTGTGCTGGAGCTGTTCCGGGAGGGCGGAAAGATACGGCCCGGCGCGCTCCTGCTGGGCATTGTGAAAAACCCGCTCCTGCAGGGCTGCGTTGTGGGCCTGCTCTTCTACCTGCTGCAGATCCGGCTGCCTTCCTTCGTCGCAACGCCGGTATCCTCACTGGCCGGGGCGGCAACGACCATTGCCCTGGTGGTGCTTGGCGCGAACCTGAAGTTTGATGAATTGAAAAAGAACAGCCGGACAATCAGCGTTGTGCTGGTCATCCGGCTGATCCTCCTGCCGGTTGTAATGGTGGCTTTTGCGTATCTGATCGGTCTGCGGGGCGTGGAGCTGTTCCTGATCCTGATGATCTTCGGCACTCCCGTTGCCACTTCATCCTATCCCATGGCCCAGAATATGGGCGGGGACGGACAGCTGGCGGGGCAGCTGGTCTTTGTGAGCACCGTGGCCTCCCTCGCGACCATCTTTGTCTTTATCTTTACGCTGTCCCGGCTGGGACTGCTTCTGTGA
- a CDS encoding GGDEF domain-containing protein produces MTYILNRHFITIFLIVGFTMKLRSQRRAGDTGLRYFWLTVFSTIVLVAADSLDVWAQQEQDRYVLRLVFSVIGYIARPAAAMSIAQIVYPKGKRPFYLWIPFILNALVYCSAFFTPIAFEITEKNCFVRGPLGLTVFSVCFFYIVFAVLTTWARFRYEVRPRDRYVLYICAIACLVAALLDWDMDTDYVNAAIMISSIFLYMFIWFYDTNRDPLTRLRNRLAFYEDSERYAALVTAVASVDMNGLKELNDSKGHEAGDEALKAIGKSMEEVAGRRITAYRIGGDEFVLLYIRQDETVVRDTMYGLKNLIKDRGYSVSVGYSMRSGREDTVSDMLRRSDEWMYADKAEYYRQNGRDRRIREQDDTEKGADQ; encoded by the coding sequence GTGACGTATATACTGAACAGGCACTTCATCACGATCTTCCTGATCGTTGGTTTTACCATGAAGCTTCGCAGCCAGAGGCGCGCAGGGGATACCGGCCTGCGCTATTTCTGGCTGACGGTGTTCAGTACCATTGTCCTGGTTGCGGCTGATTCCCTGGACGTCTGGGCCCAGCAGGAACAGGACAGGTACGTCCTGCGCCTTGTTTTTTCGGTGATTGGTTATATTGCGCGTCCGGCTGCGGCGATGAGCATTGCCCAGATTGTTTATCCGAAGGGGAAACGGCCTTTCTATCTGTGGATTCCGTTTATCCTGAACGCGCTGGTATACTGCTCGGCATTCTTTACCCCGATTGCCTTTGAGATTACGGAAAAAAACTGTTTTGTCAGGGGACCGCTGGGCCTGACGGTGTTCAGCGTCTGCTTCTTCTATATTGTTTTTGCTGTGCTGACCACCTGGGCGCGGTTCAGGTATGAGGTCCGGCCGCGGGACCGGTATGTGCTTTATATCTGCGCGATCGCCTGCCTGGTGGCGGCCCTGCTGGACTGGGATATGGATACAGACTACGTCAATGCCGCGATTATGATCAGCAGCATTTTCCTGTATATGTTCATCTGGTTCTATGACACGAACCGGGATCCGCTGACGCGGCTAAGGAACCGTCTTGCGTTTTATGAGGACTCCGAGCGGTACGCTGCGCTGGTTACGGCGGTGGCCTCTGTGGATATGAACGGACTGAAGGAGCTGAACGACTCCAAAGGCCACGAGGCGGGAGACGAAGCGCTGAAGGCCATCGGCAAAAGTATGGAGGAAGTGGCCGGCCGGAGAATCACGGCATACCGGATCGGCGGAGATGAATTTGTGCTGCTGTATATCCGCCAGGATGAAACGGTGGTGCGCGACACCATGTACGGCCTGAAGAACCTGATCAAAGACAGGGGATATTCTGTTTCCGTAGGATATTCCATGCGCAGCGGCCGGGAGGATACCGTTTCGGATATGCTCCGCAGGTCGGATGAATGGATGTACGCGGACAAGGCGGAATACTACCGGCAAAACGGACGGGACCGGAGGATCAGGGAGCAGGATGATACAGAAAAAGGAGCGGATCAGTGA
- a CDS encoding helix-turn-helix transcriptional regulator, producing MDNRVEQFRKERGLSQEDFARAIRVSRQTVSSIETGRYNPSLDLAFDIADFFGKPIEEIFIRDGGNNHEKK from the coding sequence TTGGACAACCGGGTTGAACAATTCCGCAAGGAACGGGGACTGAGCCAGGAGGATTTTGCCCGCGCGATCCGCGTATCCCGGCAGACCGTCAGTTCCATTGAGACAGGGCGGTATAACCCTTCCCTGGATCTGGCCTTTGACATAGCCGACTTTTTCGGAAAGCCTATTGAGGAAATCTTTATACGGGACGGAGGGAACAACCATGAAAAAAAGTGA
- a CDS encoding MATE family efflux transporter, giving the protein MFSHFIGNKAFYKSVVTLLIPIVIQQFITSFVSLLDNIMVGSLGTEAISAASIANQVMLVFILAVFGGMSGAGIYGAQFFGKGDTDGMRYTFRCKMYFGVLISAAAILVYLFFGESFIAAFLKGESNGGDLALTQRGGCDYLNIMLWGLPPFALVQVYAGTLREAGETRAPMFAGICAILTNLFGNWVLIFGHLGAPAMGVQGAAIATVVSRYVELLIVASHAHRHTDKYPFFAGSYKSLYVPGSLAMKILRTATPLLINEILWSLGMTFITQFYSSRGLNAVAALNINGTAWNLFSVIMMGMGSAVAIMVGQRLGAGKMEEARDVDRKLIFLTEVIHVIIGVSMVLAAPLVPRLYNVSEEVRDLTRQLLIIAGCSLPIHSFAHVTYFTIRSGGRTVITFLFDAVYTWVIAVPLAFCLTRFTELTITQVYFCVQFVDILKVMIGLIMLKSDFWARNVVNEE; this is encoded by the coding sequence ATGTTTTCTCATTTTATCGGCAACAAGGCCTTCTATAAAAGCGTCGTCACCCTGCTGATTCCCATCGTGATCCAGCAGTTTATCACTTCCTTTGTGTCCCTGCTGGACAACATCATGGTCGGAAGCCTCGGCACGGAAGCCATTTCCGCCGCATCCATCGCGAACCAGGTGATGCTGGTGTTCATCCTGGCCGTGTTCGGCGGCATGAGCGGCGCCGGTATCTACGGCGCCCAGTTCTTCGGCAAGGGCGACACGGACGGTATGCGCTATACTTTCCGGTGCAAGATGTACTTCGGCGTGCTGATCAGCGCCGCGGCCATCCTGGTCTACCTGTTTTTCGGGGAAAGCTTTATTGCTGCCTTCCTGAAAGGTGAAAGCAACGGCGGCGACCTGGCCCTGACGCAGCGCGGCGGCTGCGACTACCTGAACATCATGCTGTGGGGGCTGCCGCCCTTCGCGCTGGTCCAGGTTTACGCCGGTACGCTGCGGGAAGCCGGCGAAACCCGGGCGCCGATGTTTGCCGGAATCTGTGCCATCCTGACCAACCTGTTCGGCAACTGGGTCCTGATCTTCGGTCATCTGGGCGCTCCAGCCATGGGCGTACAGGGCGCTGCCATCGCGACGGTCGTCTCCCGGTATGTGGAACTGCTGATCGTAGCCAGTCACGCCCACAGGCATACAGATAAATATCCTTTCTTTGCGGGCTCTTACAAGAGCCTGTATGTGCCGGGTTCCCTGGCCATGAAGATCCTTCGCACGGCGACGCCCCTGCTGATCAACGAGATTCTCTGGTCCCTGGGTATGACCTTTATCACCCAGTTCTACTCCTCCCGCGGACTGAACGCCGTGGCAGCGCTGAACATCAACGGCACCGCCTGGAACCTGTTCAGCGTCATCATGATGGGCATGGGCAGCGCCGTAGCCATCATGGTGGGACAGCGCCTGGGCGCGGGCAAGATGGAAGAGGCCCGGGACGTGGACCGGAAGCTGATCTTCCTGACCGAAGTGATTCACGTCATCATCGGCGTGAGCATGGTTCTCGCCGCCCCGCTGGTGCCCCGGCTCTACAACGTCAGCGAGGAAGTACGGGACCTGACCCGGCAGCTGCTGATCATCGCCGGATGTTCCCTGCCGATCCACTCCTTCGCACACGTGACCTACTTTACCATCCGCTCCGGCGGTCGTACGGTCATTACCTTCCTGTTTGACGCCGTCTATACCTGGGTGATTGCAGTGCCCCTGGCCTTCTGCCTGACCCGGTTTACGGAACTGACCATCACGCAGGTTTACTTCTGCGTACAGTTTGTGGATATCCTGAAGGTCATGATCGGCCTGATTATGCTTAAATCCGACTTCTGGGCCCGGAACGTGGTCAACGAAGAATAA